In Streptomyces sp. ML-6, the genomic stretch ACCTCCCGGTCACGGACGGCTGACCGCGCCCCGGGCCGTTCCGGCACGGTCCACCGCACCCCGCGCCACCTGGGCACGGAACACCACCGCCGCGCACAGCAGCGCGGGAACCGCCGCGACCGCGAAGCAGACGGCCGGCGGCAACCGGTCCACCAGCAGCCCCACGGCGGCGGCGCCCACCGACGACCCGGCGTTGACCGCCGTGTTGACCCACGCCCCCGCCCGGGTGCGGGCGCCCTCCGCCACGGACTCGTCCGCGACGAGATAGGCGGTCGTCAGCGCCGGGGCGACGAACACCCCGGCGGCCGCGACCACCCCGGCCAGCACGTACACATCGGGCGACAGCCCGGCCCCGGCCAGCGCCACCCCCAGGCCGACGGTCGGCCACGGCAGCCGCGCCCGGTTCGACGCACGCCAGGGAACGGCGCCGTGGGCCAGCCCGCCGACCGCGCTGCCCGCCGAGAGCGCGGCCAGCACCCACGCCACGGCCGCACCCCGGCCGTGCTGCTCGGCGAAGGCCACCACCAGTAGATCCAGACCGCCCAGGCACAGCCCCACGGCCGCCGCCACGAGCGCGGCGTGCCGCACCCCGACGACACCGAGCAGCCGCTGCCGGCGGGGAGCATCCGGCCCGGTCCCGGCCTCCTTCGCCGTCTCCTCCGCGCCCCCGCCGCGCAGCGCGGGCGAGGACACCATGGCCAGGGTGCCCCCCAGCACGAGCGCCGAGCCGATCGCGACGCCCGCTGCGGGAACGGTGAACCCGATGACCACGCCCACCAGCAACGGCCCGGTGACGAACAGCAGTTCCTCGGCGACACCGTCCAGGCCGTACGCCCGCCGCAGCAGCTCCCGTTCCGGGACGAGGCGGCTCCACAGGGTCCGCATCACCGGCCCCAGCGGCGGAGTACAGGCACCCGCCGCCACGGCGAGCACCCCCAGCAGGACCGGCGGGGCCCCCGGCCGCCAGGTGACGTACGCCAGGGCGGCGAGCAGCACCGCGTGGCTCCCGGCCATCGGCGGCAGGGCCCGGCGCGGCCCGTGCCGGTCGATCAGCGCGGCACGGGCGGGGGAGAGGAAGACACTGGTGGCCCCGAACAGGGCCATGACGGTACCGGCGACGGAGTACGAGCCGGTGGCGTCGTTCACCGCCAGCATCAGGGAGAGCGGGACCACCCCGTACGAGAGCCGCCCCAGCAGGGCGGAACCGAAGGTGCGGGCGGCGTGCGGGGTACGCAGGACGGCGGCGTACGAAGGCGCGCGCGACGGCGCGGCCGAGGACGAAGGCATGAGGACGTTCCTCGTGAAGGGCAGCGCGACGCACGGCGCTGCGGGCATGCGGGGGACACCGAGGGGCCGCACCCGGTGGAACGAGGGGGTGCGGTCAGTCACGGGGTCCTACGCACGGGGGAGGAACATGCCGACAAGGTAGCAGTGCGACGGGCCCGGCGGGAGGGAAGGCCGGACCTCACCCGGGCCGGGGGATACCGCCGGGGCCGGCCGCCAGGATCCGCTCGGCGGTCCGCCGAAGCCGGGGCAGGAAGGCGAGAACCTCCTCGCCCCGGCGGAGCATGTTCTCGGTGGAGACGATGCCGAGGTCGGCGACCGCCTCCCGGAAGGCCGGGAGACGCGCACGGTGCAGTTCAGGAGCGTCCGCGGCCAGCACGGTGTGGCACCGCGCGAAGGTCGCGACGATCCAGAACACCGCTTCGCGGTGGTCGCCCCGCTCGACGAGGTGCCGACTGCCGTCGATGGCGACCGGCCGCGCCCCGGCGGTGATGTCGCCGCTGAAGAAGAACGGGGTGCGGGCGACCGCGGCGGCGGCGTCGAAGGTCCGGGCGAGCTCGTCCAGATGGTGCCCCGCCCGGCGGGCCGACAGCCGCGCACAGCCCAGGAGTTCCAGCAGCTCCGGGTACAGGTGCCCCTGCCCGTACGCGTCGAGGACCTCCCTGGCCGCCGGGTACCGCAGCCGGACCGTGGGGTTGCGCAGCGCCGCGACCAGCAGGACGTGGGTGGTCACCCCGGTGGGGAACAGCCAGGACGTCACCTGTTCGTGGAACGGCGCCGAGGAGTCGAAGGCGGCGAGCCGGCTCTCGATCCGGCGCTCGGCGTCCAGACACCGGCGGCGCACCCACGACGGCTCGGCGAACCGGCGCGACACGTCCGCCCGCAGCTCGCGCAGCCGGCCCGTCGGGTCGTCGATGACCGTGTCCCGGCGGAAGCTTCCCGCCAGGTGGTACGAGGAGAGCACCCCGTCCGCCGAGGCGAGTTCGTCCCACGGCAGATGGCTGACCTCCAGCAGTGCACCCCGGAAGCGGAACTTTCCGGGCCCGGCCGGCGGGCCCGGTGCGGCGGTGACGACCATCACGTCCACGTCCGAGAACGGGGACAGCTCGGCGTCGTCCGGCAGGCCCACCGTGGAACCGCTGAAACAGGCACCGCGGAAACCGGGAGCGGGCCGGGCGTGCTCGGCGACCCACCGGACCGCGGCCGACCGGGCCGTACCTGCTCTCACCGGGAACCTCATTCCTCCGGATTCCTCCGGGGCATCACCGTACGCCGTACCCGGCACGGACCGCGCCCGCCGGAGCGTGTCACTCGTTGCCGGGCGCGCGGCGGAGGCGTCAACTGTTGGGACGCCGGGCAACCGTGTGGCACAACGCCTCCGGCGGGAGAGGATCGTGATGAGGAAGATCGTCCTGATGGCCTCGATGTCCCTCGACGGCTTCATGGAGGGGCCGGACCGCGAGATCGACTGGCACGTGGTCGACGACGAACTGCACCGGCACTTCAACGAGCTGCTCGGGACCATGGGCGGCTTCCTCGAAGGGCGGGTGACCTATCAGCTCATGGAGGACTTCTGGCCGACCGCCGACTCCGATCCCTCCGCCACCGAAACCACGGTGGAGTTCGCCGGCATCTGGCGGGAGACGCCCAAGATCGTGTTCTCCCGGACCCTGGAACACGTCGGCCGGAACGCCACGATCAGGCGGGAGGTCGATGCGGAGGAGATCAGGGCGCTGAAGGCGCAGCCCGGCGGGGACCTGTGTCTCGGGGGCGCCGACCTCGGCGCGGCCTTCATGCGGCTCGACCTGGTCGACGAGTACCGCGTCTACGTCCATCCGGTCCTCATCGGCCGGGGCAAGCCCCTGTTCCCCGCCTCGGCGGTCCGGACCGGCCTCCGTCTGGTCGAGACCAGGGCATTCGGCAACGGGGTCGTGCTGCTCCGTCACGAGCGCCGTCAGGTTGCTCCAG encodes the following:
- a CDS encoding dihydrofolate reductase family protein, which codes for MRKIVLMASMSLDGFMEGPDREIDWHVVDDELHRHFNELLGTMGGFLEGRVTYQLMEDFWPTADSDPSATETTVEFAGIWRETPKIVFSRTLEHVGRNATIRREVDAEEIRALKAQPGGDLCLGGADLGAAFMRLDLVDEYRVYVHPVLIGRGKPLFPASAVRTGLRLVETRAFGNGVVLLRHERRQVAPAE
- a CDS encoding MFS transporter, encoding MPSSSAAPSRAPSYAAVLRTPHAARTFGSALLGRLSYGVVPLSLMLAVNDATGSYSVAGTVMALFGATSVFLSPARAALIDRHGPRRALPPMAGSHAVLLAALAYVTWRPGAPPVLLGVLAVAAGACTPPLGPVMRTLWSRLVPERELLRRAYGLDGVAEELLFVTGPLLVGVVIGFTVPAAGVAIGSALVLGGTLAMVSSPALRGGGAEETAKEAGTGPDAPRRQRLLGVVGVRHAALVAAAVGLCLGGLDLLVVAFAEQHGRGAAVAWVLAALSAGSAVGGLAHGAVPWRASNRARLPWPTVGLGVALAGAGLSPDVYVLAGVVAAAGVFVAPALTTAYLVADESVAEGARTRAGAWVNTAVNAGSSVGAAAVGLLVDRLPPAVCFAVAAVPALLCAAVVFRAQVARGAVDRAGTARGAVSRP